One segment of Deltaproteobacteria bacterium DNA contains the following:
- a CDS encoding zf-TFIIB domain-containing protein: protein MDEKDRLGTKLREKEKADEDRYFAQRDKELLEKMKQQQATGQEATLQQQALMRCPKCGTQLSTVVHNGVTVEECPSCQGMWLDRGELETLAQRENEGWLGRFVRRNVLQQD, encoded by the coding sequence ATGGATGAAAAAGATCGCCTCGGTACGAAGCTCCGAGAGAAAGAGAAAGCGGACGAGGATCGCTATTTCGCTCAACGCGACAAAGAGCTGCTGGAAAAAATGAAACAGCAGCAAGCCACCGGCCAGGAAGCGACGCTGCAGCAGCAAGCGCTCATGCGCTGCCCCAAATGTGGGACGCAACTGAGTACCGTTGTTCATAACGGAGTGACGGTGGAGGAATGTCCCTCGTGCCAGGGGATGTGGCTGGATCGGGGAGAATTAGAGACGCTCGCGCAGCGAGAAAATGAGGGCTGGCTCGGGCGCTTCGTTCGCCGTAACGTGCTCCAGCAAGACTGA
- a CDS encoding zinc ribbon domain-containing protein yields MPIYEYRCQECGRDQSVLFLSQREAQSRPRCKHCGARRLKRLLSRFAHHQTETARLQDFDTSSSRDESFYKDSRNVGLWAKKRAKEMGVDLGSQFEETVEKARSGKILDDL; encoded by the coding sequence ATGCCAATTTACGAGTATCGCTGTCAGGAATGCGGTAGAGACCAGAGCGTGCTGTTTCTTTCGCAGCGCGAAGCGCAGTCGCGCCCACGGTGTAAACACTGCGGCGCTCGACGCCTGAAGCGACTGCTCTCGCGGTTCGCACATCATCAAACGGAAACTGCCCGCCTCCAAGACTTCGATACTAGCTCCTCACGAGACGAGTCTTTCTACAAAGATTCGCGCAATGTCGGGCTGTGGGCGAAGAAGCGTGCAAAGGAAATGGGTGTCGATCTCGGCTCGCAGTTCGAGGAAACGGTCGAGAAGGCGCGCAGTGGAAAGATTCTCGATGACCTCTAA
- a CDS encoding PGPGW domain-containing protein, with product MIRTTGNFLWRVCRITFGFLLLGAGVLLSVPGIPGPGIVLIVLSFGILSRDFHWAKRAQDYVHRKWHALRNRQQPPATPTTPKETDNG from the coding sequence ATGATTCGGACAACTGGGAATTTTCTCTGGCGCGTGTGTCGCATTACTTTCGGCTTCCTTCTTTTAGGGGCAGGAGTACTCCTCAGTGTGCCAGGAATTCCCGGTCCGGGTATCGTGTTGATTGTGCTCAGCTTCGGTATCCTCAGCCGTGATTTCCACTGGGCGAAACGAGCCCAAGATTATGTGCATCGCAAATGGCACGCCCTGCGCAATCGCCAGCAACCACCTGCTACGCCAACCACTCCAAAGGAGACTGACAATGGATGA
- a CDS encoding ABC transporter ATP-binding protein has translation MPTSSALLSVSQLTKVYCLGEVDVHALRGVSVDIARGEFVAIMGASGSGKSTFMNILGCLDRPTSGQYFLDGQDVSRLSADERASIRSQKLGFIFQSFNLLPRMNALENVELPLMYSAIPLQEQRKRAHTALQAVGLENRARHMPNQLSGGQQQRVAIARALVNDPMVLLADEPTGNLDTATSAEIMELFSDLNRRGLTILLVTHEADIAAYARRRIVFRDGLAIADEAIMGQRG, from the coding sequence ATGCCAACGTCTTCCGCTCTGCTCTCCGTCTCCCAGCTCACGAAGGTGTATTGCTTGGGAGAAGTGGATGTACACGCTTTGCGCGGAGTGTCGGTCGATATTGCGCGCGGCGAGTTCGTCGCCATCATGGGGGCGTCGGGTTCGGGCAAGTCCACCTTCATGAACATTTTGGGCTGTCTCGACCGCCCCACCTCCGGGCAGTATTTTCTCGATGGACAAGACGTGTCTCGGTTGAGCGCCGACGAGCGGGCGAGTATCCGCAGCCAGAAGCTGGGCTTCATCTTCCAGAGCTTCAACCTGCTCCCGCGTATGAATGCCCTGGAGAACGTCGAGCTGCCGCTCATGTACAGCGCCATTCCGCTCCAGGAACAGCGCAAACGCGCCCACACCGCGTTGCAAGCAGTCGGGCTGGAAAACCGCGCCCGGCATATGCCCAATCAACTCTCCGGCGGTCAGCAACAGCGCGTGGCCATTGCCCGGGCTCTGGTCAACGATCCTATGGTGCTGCTGGCGGACGAACCGACCGGCAACCTTGATACTGCGACCAGCGCCGAGATCATGGAATTGTTCAGCGATCTCAACCGTCGTGGTCTGACCATTCTGTTGGTGACCCATGAAGCGGATATCGCCGCCTATGCCCGCCGGCGCATTGTCTTCCGCGACGGGCTCGCAATCGCTGATGAAGCGATCATGGGGCAGCGCGGGTAG
- a CDS encoding VOC family protein, with amino-acid sequence MAVASAISTQGLRHVALNVADVTVSVEFYTSLFGMQVVWCPDPDNAYLSSGCDNLALHKAPADNTSSGQRLDHLGFIVADPGDVDRAAETLAARDIPLLKAPRTHRDGSRSLYLADPDGNVIQVLYEPALSAQRFS; translated from the coding sequence ATGGCGGTAGCTTCGGCAATTTCTACCCAGGGGTTACGTCATGTAGCGTTGAATGTGGCGGACGTGACCGTCTCGGTCGAGTTCTATACTTCTCTCTTCGGCATGCAGGTGGTGTGGTGCCCGGACCCAGACAACGCCTATCTTTCTTCGGGTTGCGATAATCTCGCCTTGCACAAAGCGCCAGCGGATAATACCTCTTCCGGACAACGGCTTGACCATCTCGGATTTATTGTTGCCGACCCTGGCGATGTGGACCGTGCGGCGGAAACCCTTGCAGCGCGCGACATCCCTTTGCTCAAGGCACCACGCACCCATCGCGACGGCAGCCGCTCGCTGTACCTTGCCGATCCCGATGGCAACGTCATCCAAGTGTTGTATGAGCCCGCGCTTAGCGCGCAGCGGTTCAGTTGA
- a CDS encoding riboflavin synthase, with amino-acid sequence MFSGIVETTGTITTIEQTADGAKLILTSQIPTAEVSLGESICINGACMTVTAFGGTELSFDVSVESLRRTNLGDLRAGSLVNLERSLRMNDRLSGHVVSGHVDGVGHIQSVQPEGDSFLYTFAIPTELSRYLVEKGSVAVDGISLTVFRCTPTAFTCAIIPHTHQVTSLHAKQPGEKVNIECDMQGKYIEKYVTEAVASLLSGPLQELRDEIAALQRKVGGR; translated from the coding sequence ATGTTCAGCGGCATTGTCGAAACCACCGGCACAATCACCACCATCGAACAAACGGCGGACGGTGCGAAGCTGATCCTCACCTCGCAGATTCCGACAGCGGAAGTGAGCCTCGGCGAAAGCATCTGCATCAACGGGGCCTGCATGACTGTCACCGCTTTTGGCGGCACCGAGCTGAGCTTCGATGTCTCGGTCGAATCGCTACGGCGGACGAATCTTGGCGACTTACGCGCCGGCAGCCTCGTCAATTTGGAGCGGTCGCTGCGTATGAACGACCGCCTCTCGGGGCATGTGGTGTCCGGACATGTGGATGGCGTGGGCCACATCCAGTCCGTCCAACCGGAAGGCGATTCTTTTCTGTACACCTTTGCCATCCCCACGGAACTGAGCCGCTACTTGGTCGAGAAGGGCTCGGTAGCGGTGGATGGCATTAGTCTGACCGTCTTTCGCTGCACCCCGACGGCGTTCACTTGCGCCATCATTCCCCACACCCATCAAGTCACCAGCCTGCACGCCAAGCAGCCGGGAGAGAAGGTCAACATCGAGTGCGACATGCAGGGGAAATATATCGAGAAATACGTGACCGAAGCCGTGGCCAGTCTTCTGTCCGGACCCTTGCAAGAACTGCGCGACGAAATCGCGGCGTTGCAGCGGAAGGTTGGGGGTAGGTGA
- a CDS encoding glutathione S-transferase family protein: MIKLYDFPMSPRARKARIVLAEKGLPYEKVTVDITKGEQKTPEFLAVNPYGKVPALQDDGVTVYESTIVMEYLNDQYPTPPLLPADPGQRARARVLMHYADNPYDGAFARLVGEVFFKPKGQADQDVIANAKQELTVCFERLERELGNDDYLLGAFSLADIGYATWAPLFGPLQIEVPAHCPRVRAWLNRLKARPSIQAAG, from the coding sequence ATGATCAAGCTGTATGATTTTCCCATGTCTCCCCGGGCGCGTAAGGCTCGGATCGTGTTGGCGGAAAAAGGTCTCCCATACGAGAAGGTGACCGTCGATATCACCAAAGGCGAACAGAAGACGCCGGAATTCTTGGCGGTGAACCCCTACGGCAAAGTGCCGGCTTTGCAAGACGACGGCGTGACGGTGTACGAGTCGACCATCGTCATGGAATACCTGAACGACCAATATCCCACCCCGCCGCTGCTTCCCGCCGATCCCGGGCAACGCGCGCGGGCGCGGGTGCTCATGCATTACGCCGATAATCCCTATGACGGCGCGTTCGCTCGCTTGGTCGGAGAGGTCTTTTTCAAGCCCAAAGGACAGGCCGACCAGGACGTGATCGCGAACGCGAAGCAGGAGTTGACTGTCTGCTTCGAGCGTTTGGAGAGAGAGTTGGGGAACGACGACTATCTCTTGGGCGCGTTTTCGCTCGCCGATATCGGTTACGCGACGTGGGCACCCCTGTTCGGTCCCTTGCAAATCGAAGTACCGGCCCATTGCCCCCGTGTCCGTGCCTGGCTGAATCGGCTCAAAGCTCGCCCGAGCATCCAAGCGGCGGGATGA
- a CDS encoding CDP-diacylglycerol O-phosphatidyltransferase yields the protein MSPRLARSGSVEMGTASSRVSPWRYVAAWAVHAYTASGTIAGFLALQASFARQPRVAFVWMLIAVLIDATDGTLARAVEVKRVLPWFDGAKLDDIVDYFTFVIVPVAFFVQLELVPSAAPLLFAALPLLASGYGFCQAAAKTPDYFFTGFPSYWNILAFYLYVGGLPLWVNGLIIAVLSVCVFIPIRYVYPTRTIPFRRMTNVLGVGWIVVLVIMLEQLPTISGWLVVCSLYYPMYYTVLSFYLHGQATRQERAVPA from the coding sequence ATGAGCCCGCGCTTAGCGCGCAGCGGTTCAGTTGAGATGGGCACTGCCTCCTCGCGTGTCTCTCCGTGGCGGTACGTGGCGGCCTGGGCCGTTCATGCCTATACCGCGTCGGGCACGATCGCCGGCTTTCTCGCCCTCCAAGCCAGCTTTGCCCGCCAGCCGCGTGTCGCGTTCGTGTGGATGCTCATTGCGGTGTTGATCGACGCGACCGACGGCACTTTGGCGCGCGCAGTCGAGGTCAAGCGCGTTCTGCCCTGGTTCGATGGCGCGAAGTTGGACGATATCGTCGATTACTTCACGTTCGTCATCGTACCTGTCGCCTTCTTCGTCCAACTGGAGCTAGTACCATCTGCAGCTCCGCTGCTTTTTGCGGCGCTGCCGTTGTTGGCGAGCGGGTATGGATTCTGTCAGGCGGCGGCGAAAACGCCGGATTACTTTTTCACGGGTTTCCCATCGTATTGGAACATCTTGGCTTTCTACCTGTATGTGGGTGGTCTGCCGTTGTGGGTTAACGGCCTCATCATCGCCGTGCTCTCGGTCTGCGTCTTTATTCCTATTCGTTACGTTTACCCGACACGCACGATTCCGTTCCGGCGCATGACTAACGTCCTCGGCGTAGGCTGGATTGTCGTGCTCGTGATAATGCTTGAGCAATTACCCACGATTTCGGGGTGGTTAGTGGTGTGTTCGCTCTATTATCCGATGTATTACACGGTGCTATCTTTCTATTTGCATGGGCAGGCGACCCGCCAAGAGCGTGCCGTTCCCGCGTAG